CCAAACGTGCAGCTACGTCCGCAGAATTTTCAGAGTTGATGCAGAATGCTCTTAAGATTTTGAAAAGTTCAAAAGAGATGCAGTTATATGAATTGATAGCTGTGATGAAAGAGATGTCTCAGGAAAAACAAAACATCTATGATTATCTGGATTTGTTTGCTATGTGGTTTCGGGATGTGTTATTATTTAAGGCGACGCGTGAAGTTGACAATCTTGTATTTAAGCAGGAGATTAATCATATAAAGGAACGGGCTCAGGTGAGCTCATACGAAGGTCTGGAGCGGATTATTGACGGAATACAAACTGCCGGGATTCGTCTTCGTGCCAACGTCAATTTCGATTTGACGATGGAATTATTGTTCCTTACAATTAGGGAGAATTGAGCATGACAAAGATAATAGGAGTGCGGTTTCGCAACGTGGGTAAAGTATATTACTTTAATCCCAAATCACTGAATATTAAAGTAGGCGATCATGTTATTGTTGAAACTACACGTGGCGTTGAATATGGATTTGTTGTTCTGGGTCCTAAGGAGATAGAGGATTCCAAGCTGGTGCAGCCTTTAAAAGAAGTGCTTCGGATTGCAACTCCCAAGGATAATGAAAAAGAGGAGAATAACAGAAAGAAAGAAAAGGATGCATTTCAGATTTGCCAGAAGAAGATACAGGCGCACAATCTGGATATGAAGCTGATTGATGCAGAGTATACCTTTGATAATAATAAAGTATTGTTTTATTTTACAGCAGATGGGAGGATTGATTTTCGCGAGTTGGTAAAGGATCTGGCAGCAGTATTTAAAACCAGGATCGAATTAAGACAGATCGGGGTTCGGGATGAGACCAAAATTTTAGGAGGAATTGGGATTTGCGGTCGTCCGCTGTGCTGCCATACTTTTTTATCTGAGTTTGCACCGGTATCTATTAAGATGGCGAAAGAACAAAATCTTTCTTTAAATCCAACAAAAATTTCAGGTGTCTGCGGACGTCTGATGTGCTGTCTTAAGAATGAGCAGGAAACCTACGAACATCTGAACCGGAAATTACCGGCTACAGGAGAAGCAGTTATTACTCCGGAAGGTCTGAAAGGAGAAGTAAACAGTACAAGTGTACTTCGCCAGACGGTAAAGGTATTAGTTGAAGTGGAAGATGAGAAAGAAATCCGTGAATATAAAGTAGAAGAATTAAAGTTTAAACCTAAGAATAAAAAGGCGAAAGAAAAGGGCAAGAACAAAGAGATATTATCGGAAGAACTAAAGGAACTTGAGAAGCTGGAAGACTAGTATTTATAATCGGCTATACTAGTATAGACGAAAGTATTTATGATTGGCTATACTGGACATATGATACGCTGCAAATCTGATGACCGGGTTTGCAGCGTGAATTATTTGTACTTTATTTGGAAAGGGCTTTTATTATGAACTTATTAGAAGGGGAGCGGCTGGATAATCTACAGAATGGCTATTGGATGATCCAGGATAATAAGGATTTCTGTTATGGCATTGATGCAGTGCTTCTTTCGGCTTTTACTAAGGTAAAAAGAGGAGAGAATGTTTTGGATTTATGTACAGGGACAGGTATCATACCAGTGCTCCTGAAGGCAAAGACTTCCGGAAATCATTTTACCGGATTAGAAATACAGGAAAAAAGTGTGGATATGGCCAGAAGGAGTGTAGAGTATAATCATTTAAATGCGTATATTACAATCCGGCAGGGGGATGTCAAAGATGCTTCCCAGATATTTGGCGCTGCT
The window above is part of the Novisyntrophococcus fermenticellae genome. Proteins encoded here:
- a CDS encoding PSP1 domain-containing protein yields the protein MTKIIGVRFRNVGKVYYFNPKSLNIKVGDHVIVETTRGVEYGFVVLGPKEIEDSKLVQPLKEVLRIATPKDNEKEENNRKKEKDAFQICQKKIQAHNLDMKLIDAEYTFDNNKVLFYFTADGRIDFRELVKDLAAVFKTRIELRQIGVRDETKILGGIGICGRPLCCHTFLSEFAPVSIKMAKEQNLSLNPTKISGVCGRLMCCLKNEQETYEHLNRKLPATGEAVITPEGLKGEVNSTSVLRQTVKVLVEVEDEKEIREYKVEELKFKPKNKKAKEKGKNKEILSEELKELEKLED